From the genome of Vibrio porteresiae DSM 19223, one region includes:
- the dacB gene encoding serine-type D-Ala-D-Ala carboxypeptidase, which translates to MRYLFLWSALLWTTICGAAPLVPALPTLTPDTRYAFSAQSLSDENQHYEQATGQYFPPASTFKLVTALAAKLELGDEFRFSTSLRRQGNDYIIQFSGDPTLTTDDLKQLLRTLPAQGTKRIRGHIWLDNQVFSGFEKAVGWPWDSLGVCYSAPSSAINLDHNCAPASLTDLNNGQTRLYVPEQYPIHVMNQAKVLSKEEVKQQHCELELTAAENNHYVLSGCMEQRSTPLPLKFAVQNTGLYAKRMVYKALHQLGIQLDGDIHIGPPTYNVNQAQILAKHQSEALPELLDTMLKKSDNLIADTLTKTMGHHYFQQPGSYSNGTNAIKAILANKAGISLESAQLYDGSGLSRNNRIHVNTMQQVLRYVWRHDSELHLIELLPRSGESGTLQYRRSMLSNDIKGLLTGKSGSLYGTHNMIGYLLDSNGQPTMLFTQYITDYFPPENEEELNSSPLTDLEQQFYRQLITLNQAHDSQH; encoded by the coding sequence ATGCGTTATCTGTTTTTATGGTCAGCTTTGCTTTGGACAACAATCTGTGGGGCTGCACCTTTGGTTCCAGCGCTTCCAACGCTGACTCCTGATACACGCTATGCTTTTTCTGCTCAATCCCTTTCTGACGAAAATCAGCATTACGAACAAGCTACTGGGCAATACTTCCCTCCCGCCAGTACCTTTAAATTAGTCACTGCATTAGCAGCCAAGTTAGAGCTTGGGGATGAGTTTCGTTTTTCGACCTCACTGCGACGTCAAGGTAACGACTATATTATTCAATTCTCTGGCGACCCAACGTTAACCACCGACGACCTAAAACAGCTTCTGCGCACATTACCCGCACAAGGAACCAAACGTATCCGCGGCCATATTTGGCTCGACAATCAAGTATTTTCTGGTTTTGAAAAGGCCGTTGGCTGGCCTTGGGATTCACTTGGCGTATGCTACAGCGCTCCAAGTAGCGCGATAAACCTTGACCATAACTGTGCGCCAGCTTCCTTAACTGATCTAAACAATGGTCAAACTAGGCTTTACGTTCCGGAACAATATCCTATTCATGTGATGAACCAAGCCAAAGTGCTAAGTAAGGAAGAGGTGAAACAGCAACATTGTGAATTGGAACTTACGGCAGCTGAGAATAATCATTACGTTTTGTCAGGATGTATGGAGCAAAGAAGCACTCCTCTACCCTTAAAATTTGCAGTACAAAATACAGGATTATATGCAAAGCGGATGGTGTATAAAGCGCTTCACCAGTTAGGCATTCAACTTGATGGTGATATCCATATTGGTCCACCAACCTATAATGTTAACCAAGCCCAAATACTAGCCAAGCATCAATCCGAGGCGTTACCCGAACTGTTAGATACTATGTTGAAAAAATCAGACAATTTGATTGCGGATACGCTCACTAAAACCATGGGGCATCATTACTTTCAACAACCTGGCAGTTATTCTAACGGCACAAATGCAATCAAAGCCATTCTCGCCAACAAAGCTGGAATTTCTTTAGAAAGTGCACAACTTTATGATGGTTCCGGTTTATCCCGCAACAACCGTATTCATGTCAACACGATGCAACAAGTATTACGTTATGTTTGGCGACATGATAGCGAGCTTCACCTTATCGAATTGTTACCTCGTTCAGGTGAATCAGGAACGCTGCAATATCGTAGAAGCATGTTGTCTAATGATATTAAAGGTTTGCTTACTGGCAAAAGTGGTTCCCTTTATGGGACACACAATATGATTGGCTATCTGCTTGATTCAAATGGCCAACCAACCATGCTTTTTACTCAATACATCACCGATTATTTTCCGCCAGAAAATGAAGAGGAGCTCAACAGCTCCCCTTTAACGGATTTAGAACAGCAGTTCTACCGACAACTTATCACACTAAACCAAGCACATGATTCACAACATTAA
- a CDS encoding magnesium transporter has product MTVMNNQCMNYVEPFSLDEIGAARNAFLKYESVKQVQLLAVMPIEEAVAILHNCTIGHVQTLLRELDREGHDKLARHYAHQLGLIHSEAETAKDYLNTSVYEHVKQRIGWIISLALLGIVSGMIISLYEGTLSQLVLLAIYMPVIAAAGGNTGSQAATLVIRALATGEIQNRQWFSVLWKECRVALCLALAIAVVVMIRILCFSDPNTAGGFTLLHVGYAIAVALFIQVVLSTSLGGVLPIIARTFSLDPAVLVSPVLASIVDISGMWIYFNVVNHVLGLV; this is encoded by the coding sequence ATGACGGTAATGAACAATCAATGCATGAACTATGTTGAACCTTTCTCTTTAGATGAGATTGGTGCAGCAAGAAATGCATTTTTAAAATATGAATCAGTTAAACAAGTACAACTGCTGGCAGTCATGCCTATCGAAGAAGCGGTAGCCATATTGCACAATTGTACGATAGGCCATGTTCAAACTTTGTTGCGTGAGTTAGATAGAGAAGGGCATGACAAATTGGCGCGTCACTACGCTCATCAACTCGGTTTGATTCACTCTGAAGCAGAGACTGCAAAGGATTACCTTAATACATCTGTTTATGAGCATGTAAAACAGAGAATTGGTTGGATCATCTCCTTAGCGCTGCTTGGCATAGTGTCAGGAATGATCATCTCACTCTATGAGGGGACGTTGAGTCAGCTTGTGTTATTGGCGATTTACATGCCTGTTATCGCTGCTGCTGGTGGTAATACGGGAAGCCAAGCTGCAACTCTGGTGATTAGAGCGTTGGCTACGGGGGAGATACAGAACAGGCAATGGTTTTCTGTGTTATGGAAGGAGTGCCGTGTTGCACTCTGTCTAGCGTTAGCCATTGCTGTTGTGGTGATGATCCGCATCTTGTGTTTTAGCGATCCTAATACTGCTGGTGGATTCACTTTGCTGCATGTGGGCTATGCAATTGCCGTAGCGCTCTTTATTCAAGTAGTGTTATCGACCAGTCTAGGTGGCGTGCTGCCAATTATTGCGCGGACATTCTCACTAGACCCCGCTGTATTGGTCAGTCCAGTACTGGCATCTATCGTCGATATCTCCGGTATGTGGATCTACTTTAATGTTGTGAATCATGTGCTTGGTTTAGTGTGA